The following are encoded in a window of Candidatus Taylorbacteria bacterium genomic DNA:
- the gyrA gene encoding DNA gyrase subunit A — translation MKDKQKTKDAEPLLPRQSIISRSITAEMRESYLDYAMSVITSRALPDVRDGLKPVHRRILFAMHEKGLTASAKFRKSAVVVGDVLGNYHPHGDVSVYDAMVKMAQDFAMRYPLVSGQGNFGNVDGDSAAAMRYTEAKMSKIASELLRDIEKETVEWRSNYDNTRKEPTVLPAAVPNLLLNGTLGIAVGMATNIPPHNLGEVVDATLALIEDKDATLEDLLQHVKGPDFPTGGIIYGQKDIHHAYANGRGGVVVRGEAEIVENSGSSSSIIITSIPYRVNKADLIMHIADLVREKKIEGIKGLRDESTADMRIVIDLKNGAYPQNVLNYLYEHSQLEETFHFNVVALVAGVPQTLSLKSILEEFIIHREVVVRKRTEFDLKKALEREHILLGLKKALDHIDRIVKLIRAAKDVQEAHADLKKEFKFSDIQATAILEMRLQKLAGLERKKIEDELMVTQALIGSLKELLGSVKKIREVIARELKEIKEKYSDDRKTKVIKSSPKDFSPEDVIPDTESVLVLTAGGYIKRTEPTEYKRQKRGGVGVVDLDTKEEDFVTHFLTTNTHSDLLFFTDKGKAYQIKMYDIPEGKRATKGKSIMNFLSLTAEEKITSILPMPKEVKKSGLSLLMLTKGGIGKKVLGESFYDVRRSGLIAIGLSDGDELKSVNFVEKGDDAIVATSLGQSIRFKESDIRVMGRGAGGVRAIKLKKGDSLIGADVIKKDYKEPAFLVISENGYGKKTDLSEYKTQNRGGSGIKTAKVTAKTGKLISSKVVVPNETEELVAISKKSQVIRVAIHEVPLLGRQTQGVRIMKLREGDNLASAVSL, via the coding sequence ATGAAAGACAAACAAAAAACAAAAGACGCAGAACCGCTACTCCCGCGCCAGAGCATCATCTCTCGGAGCATCACCGCCGAGATGCGTGAGTCCTACCTCGACTATGCCATGTCGGTCATCACCTCGCGGGCGCTTCCCGATGTTCGAGACGGATTGAAACCTGTGCATAGGCGCATCTTGTTTGCCATGCACGAAAAAGGCCTCACTGCTTCGGCAAAATTTCGAAAATCAGCCGTGGTGGTCGGAGACGTTCTCGGTAACTACCATCCTCACGGAGACGTGTCGGTATATGACGCGATGGTAAAGATGGCACAGGACTTTGCTATGAGATACCCTCTTGTGTCTGGTCAAGGAAATTTTGGTAATGTCGACGGGGACTCTGCAGCTGCCATGCGATATACGGAAGCGAAAATGTCAAAAATTGCGAGCGAGCTCCTGAGGGATATCGAAAAAGAAACGGTAGAATGGAGAAGTAACTACGACAACACTCGAAAAGAGCCTACGGTGCTTCCGGCGGCAGTGCCCAATCTGCTTTTAAACGGCACTCTCGGTATTGCTGTCGGAATGGCAACCAACATTCCACCGCACAACTTGGGCGAAGTGGTGGACGCGACCTTAGCTTTGATTGAGGACAAAGACGCTACTCTGGAAGACCTTCTTCAACATGTGAAAGGTCCTGATTTTCCGACAGGAGGCATTATTTATGGACAGAAAGATATTCATCATGCGTACGCGAATGGCCGGGGCGGAGTAGTGGTAAGAGGCGAAGCTGAAATTGTCGAAAATTCGGGCAGTTCCTCCTCAATAATTATCACCTCGATTCCGTACCGTGTGAACAAAGCCGACCTCATCATGCACATTGCGGACTTGGTTCGGGAGAAAAAAATCGAGGGCATAAAGGGGCTCCGCGACGAGTCGACTGCCGACATGCGGATTGTCATTGACCTTAAAAACGGAGCGTATCCCCAGAACGTGCTGAACTACCTCTACGAACATTCTCAACTCGAAGAAACATTTCATTTCAACGTGGTGGCATTGGTCGCGGGCGTTCCTCAAACCCTTTCTCTGAAATCGATTCTTGAAGAATTTATTATCCATCGGGAAGTGGTGGTGCGTAAGCGGACTGAATTTGATTTGAAAAAAGCTCTGGAGCGGGAGCATATTCTTCTCGGGCTTAAGAAAGCTCTCGACCACATTGACAGAATCGTAAAGTTGATACGTGCGGCAAAAGATGTGCAGGAAGCTCATGCAGATTTGAAAAAAGAATTCAAATTCTCGGACATTCAGGCGACGGCTATTCTCGAAATGCGTCTTCAGAAGCTCGCCGGCCTTGAGCGCAAAAAAATCGAGGATGAACTTATGGTAACGCAGGCCCTCATCGGGTCTTTGAAAGAGTTGCTTGGCTCCGTGAAGAAAATCCGCGAAGTGATAGCTCGCGAGCTCAAAGAAATAAAAGAAAAATATTCGGACGACAGGAAGACCAAGGTGATAAAATCAAGTCCAAAAGATTTTTCACCCGAAGACGTTATTCCCGACACCGAGTCCGTGCTCGTGCTAACCGCGGGAGGCTATATCAAAAGGACAGAGCCAACCGAGTACAAAAGGCAGAAGCGCGGAGGCGTGGGGGTGGTGGACCTCGACACGAAGGAAGAGGATTTTGTCACTCATTTTCTGACAACGAATACCCACAGCGACCTACTTTTTTTCACCGACAAAGGCAAGGCGTATCAGATAAAAATGTATGATATTCCCGAAGGCAAGCGCGCCACAAAAGGGAAATCAATAATGAATTTTCTTTCACTTACCGCGGAAGAGAAAATCACCTCCATCCTGCCCATGCCAAAAGAGGTCAAGAAATCGGGCCTCTCACTTCTCATGCTCACCAAGGGAGGTATCGGCAAAAAAGTGCTTGGGGAGAGTTTTTACGATGTCCGCCGTTCGGGACTTATCGCAATCGGTCTATCAGACGGGGATGAACTTAAGTCGGTAAATTTTGTGGAAAAAGGCGACGACGCAATTGTGGCGACTTCGCTCGGTCAGTCAATCAGGTTCAAAGAATCCGATATTCGGGTAATGGGAAGAGGAGCTGGCGGAGTCCGCGCCATCAAGCTTAAAAAAGGGGATTCTCTCATCGGAGCCGATGTCATAAAGAAAGACTACAAAGAACCCGCGTTTCTTGTTATTTCCGAAAATGGATATGGAAAGAAAACCGATTTGTCCGAATACAAGACGCAAAATCGAGGAGGTTCGGGAATTAAAACGGCGAAAGTGACCGCAAAAACCGGTAAGCTCATCAGCTCAAAAGTGGTGGTGCCCAACGAGACCGAAGAGCTGGTGGCGATATCAAAAAAGAGTCAGGTCATCCGCGTCGCCATTCACGAAGTGCCTCTTCTCGGGCGTCAGACGCAAGGCGTTCGAATCATGAAGCTCCGCGAAGGCGACAATCTGGCAAGCGCAGTCAGCTTGTAA
- a CDS encoding methyltransferase domain-containing protein: protein MFSDPKHNIEQLNLDPGMVVADVGSGSGHYSLEAAKIVGDKGKVYAIDVQKDLLARLKSHAVAEHLHNIEVIWGNAEKPGGTRVKDAFVDFVFVSNILFQVEDKKTFAKEIKRIVKTNGRVLVVDWADSFGGMGPQREHVVTEAKAKELFLSEGLAFERGIQAGAHHYGLVFRKL from the coding sequence ATGTTCTCCGACCCCAAACACAACATTGAGCAATTAAATCTCGACCCGGGGATGGTTGTTGCAGACGTGGGCTCGGGCTCCGGCCATTATTCGCTGGAGGCCGCAAAAATTGTGGGCGATAAGGGAAAGGTATACGCCATTGACGTGCAAAAGGATTTGCTCGCGAGGCTCAAGTCGCACGCGGTAGCGGAGCACCTCCATAATATTGAAGTCATTTGGGGCAACGCGGAAAAGCCGGGCGGGACTCGAGTCAAGGACGCATTTGTCGATTTTGTATTCGTGTCAAATATTTTGTTTCAGGTTGAGGACAAGAAAACATTTGCCAAGGAAATCAAGCGGATTGTGAAGACGAACGGAAGAGTGCTGGTGGTTGACTGGGCGGATTCTTTTGGAGGCATGGGTCCGCAAAGGGAACACGTTGTCACGGAAGCGAAAGCCAAGGAACTCTTTCTGTCCGAAGGTTTGGCGTTTGAGCGAGGCATACAAGCCGGCGCGCACCACTACGGCCTCGTTTTCCGAAAACTGTAA